TCGGACACGGCGGCCCGAACGACGTGAACCAGACTCTGGTCGGCAACGCTATCTCAGCCCAGCAGGTCTTCGACGGCCTCTACACGGACCTCGACAACGACTTGACGACGGGTACCTGCGGCAAGGAGACCTGCCTCAGAAACACGAGCGGTGGAAGAGCGTTTACGTACGAGCTTCCCGAGTCCTCGATCTGCCGCATCCGCTTCCACAGCGAGATCCCGAACGACCCGAAATACGACGGAATCTCGGCATGGGATAACAGCATCCCGTGCGATACCCAGCAGGGAGGGAAGTTCCTCTGCCTCGACAATCCGGGCCCGCCCCGGCTGACGCACTGCGCCTCGGCGGACACGCTGAACCTGCTCGTCAGCGGTACCCAGTGCACCTACGTGGACTTCGATTGCGACGTCAACACGGGTCAGGGCGGCCGAGAACAGATCGTGAACTGGGTCGCCGCGGCGCCGCTTCCATCCCCGTTTTTCCAGGGCAACAACGGGAACTCGGAGCCCAGGGATTTCCTCCCCATATACGAGAGCCATTCGGATTCGGCGCGGATATCGGCCTGGTATTTCCCGGGGGACACCAAGGTTACTTTGAAGTGGAGCAACTTCGCGGAGCAGATACGGGATGCCCAGCGGGGAAATCTCAAGGAGTTCGTCGGCTACCGGATCTACAAGGCCGCCGGCTGGAACCGCCCCCTCGGCACGAACGCTCCCGCCCAAAATCTCTGGACGCTCCTCGGCGAATGGCGGGCCAACCCCAAGGGGACACCGGCCCGACCGCTCGGAGAGCTGATCGATCCCAGCGCGCCCCTCGTGGAGCGGCACGACGTCAAGGTTCGGTGGGACCCGGTGGCCCGACGCGTCTACTCCGATACGACGAATTACACGGAACGGGACACGCTCTACGCGATCGGGCGCTATAGCTACGTCGACGACAGGGTGTTGAACGGGTTCCCCTACTTCTACTCGATCGTTCCGGTTTCGATCGTCCCCGGGGAGACCTCGGCAACCGACGTGATCCTGAGCGGGAACCCGAGCGCGACCAACGCGCAGGTGGTCTATCCGCGAGGCTCGTCGCAGGCGACGGAGAAAAACGTCTTCGTCGTCCCGAATCCCTACAAGGGACACGCGCAGTGGGATCTGATCCCGCGCGAGGAGGACCCGTCGGGCACCAAGGTGACGTTCATGAATCTGCCTCGGACCAAGGGAACCATTCACGTCTACACCCTGGCCGGGGACCTGGTGGTCGACATTCCGTTCGACGGCCGGGCCCCCTCCGATCTCCAGTTCGGCAAGGATCCGGTTACGGCCGGACAGGGCTCGAAAGCGTGGAATCTCATCTCGCGGAACGGCCAGAGAATCGTGAGCGGGATCTACCTCTATTCCGTCGACTCCGAGCTGGGGAGGAAGGTCGGCAGGTTCGTGATCATACGATGAGACCGGCCCGAGCGACCCACCGGTCTGTGGGCAAACTGAGGAGGATTTTCGTGAGAATCGCGATGGTGATCGCCGCCTGCCTGCTGCTCCCATTGACGGCCGAGGGCGCGCAGNNNNNNNCGCAGATATTCGAGAAGGTCGGAACGCTGGGAGGGCAGTCGCTGAAGATGGGCGTAGGCGCCCGCGCGAATGCGATGGGGGACAGCTACGTCGCGATCGCCGACGACGCCTCCGCGGTCTACTGGAATCCCGCCGGGATCGCCCGGCTCTCGGGCCAGTCGATCACCTTGAATCACACGGCGTGGCCCGCGGACATCCTGTTCGATCAGGCCGGCTACGTGTTCAATATCAAGTGGATCCCAGGGATGATCGGCGTCAACGTTCGCGCGCTCACGATGAGCCGCGACATCGTCCGTACGACCTATTTGCCCGAGGGGACCGGTGATACGTTCGACGCGGGCGAATGGACCTACGGGCTCACGTATGCGAGGGCGCTCACCGACAAGTTCTCTGCGGGCTTCAACGTGAACTACGTCCAGACCGGCCTCGACGACGTCAAAGGCAAGTCCGTGACCTTCGACTTCGGGACGCTCTACGAAATCGGGGTCATGGGAGCGAAAATCGGAATGGCGATCCAGAACGTCGGAAGCGACATGACCTTCATCGACGAGAAGGTCAAGATGCCGGTCTTCTTCCGTGTCGGCGGCTCGGCGCAGCTGTTCCAGCAGGGCGAGAGCCGGCTGATCACGTGCGCCGAGTTCACGCACCCGCCGGACAACTCGGAAAAGCTGAACATGGGGGCGGAGTACGGCTTCCACGACTACCTCTTCCTGCGTGGGGGCTACAAATTAAATTACGACACCGAGGGACTCACCGCCGGATTCGGGGTGAAGTTCCCGCTGACCGTCATCAAGTCCTCCGTGGCGAGACTCGACTACGCGTACCAGGATTTGAAATTCCTTTCGGACGCGCATCACGTTTCGCTCAACGTGAGCTTCTGACCCAGAGGTGGGCGCCGTGAGGCGCACTCGACCCGGCCGTCTAGCAGCCTCGCTGGCTCGCGCCGGGCTCATCGCGGCCGTCGGGGCGGTCACCCTGGGTGCCGCCCACCAGCAGCCCGCGGGAGACCCGGCCACCTCGGTCGGGGATCTCCGATTCCATGCCGCCGCCGTCCCGTTCCGCCACGGGACCCGCGAGGCGCGTGCCGAGTTCTCGATCCGGGTGCCCTACCAGGAGATTCGCTTTGCCCCCGACGGAGATCGCTACTCGGCGAAGCTCCGCCTGACCGTCCAGATGTGGAACTCCGCCGGAAAGCGCGCCGGCTTCCTCCAGCGGGAGGCGAATCTCCAGAGCACCGATCTCGCGGCGACGACCGACTCGCTCCTGGGGGAGGTCTACGAGCTCGGTCTGGCGGTCCCGCCGGGGAAGTACACCTACCGGGTCCTCGTCGAGGACATGAGCGTCGGCCGCCAGGGCTTCGTGTACCAGATGCAGAAGCAAAAGCTGCAGGGGGAAGTGAACGGGAGGATCGACCTCGGGGAGTGGCTCTTTCACGATCCCGCTCTGAGCGGTCTGGAGTTCGCCTGGGAAGTCGGCGCGGGGGAGGAGGGAAGCCCGTTCCGCAAGGGACCCTACGATGTAAAGCCTCAGCCCAGCGCGTACTTCGGTCACTTCCAGGACGCGGTTTCCGTTTACTACGAGCTCTACGACGCTCCTCCGCCGGCCGAGGGGAGGGCCTACACGCTCGCGGCCGGGATCCTGAACGCCGCGGGTGATACGGTCTTCACGAGCGTCGACTCCCTACGCGTCACCGAGGGCTCGGCGTGGCCGCACGCGATGGGGATCGACGTGTCCCAATTCCCGGCGGGCCACTACACGATGGGCCTCTCGCTCCAGGATGGAGGTGGCCACGAGCTGGCCCGGAGTCAGGGCACCTTCGAGCTGCTCTGGTCCCTCGATTCGTGGGGCGCGGACGCGGCCGACTTCTACGAAGTGACTGCGGCGACGCTTCTGCCCTCGGATTCGTCTGAGGTCTTCCGCCATCTTTCGATGGGAGAGAAGGAGCGGTGGATCGAGCGGATCTGGAGGATCGCGGATCCCACGCCGGATACCGGCGACAACGAGAGTCGCGAGGAGTTCCGCCGCCGCGTCGATTACGCGAACGCGCACTACTCGATCATCGAACGGGGCATGTTCAGCGACCGCGGCCGCGTCTACATCCGGTACGGCGAGCCGGACGACATCAAGATCGAGAGGGTGCCGGTCGCGGGGAAAACACTCGGCTATGCGCTCGGAGACCAGATCCCCAAATCCTCCAAGCAGGAGGTGACGGACACGCGATCCGGCGTCGCCGATTCCCGGGCCTACGAGATCTGGACGTACGACATGCGGGGCAAGGAGCTCCGCCCGCGCTTCGGAATGAACGAGATCTCCGGCGGGATCAAGTTCGTCTTCACGGACGATCAGGGGTACGGCGAGTACACGCTCAAGTACTCCTCCACGACCGGGATCCACTGACCTCCTTTCCGCGTCTAAAATTGAAGCGGACCGGGATCAAGCATCAGGCTTGACTTTCCGGTCCCGCCCGCTCTACTATTCGCGGCTCTATCTCTCTGCCATTTCACAAGTTAGTTGCTTGGAGGCCGGTCGCCGATGCGGGTTGGCGTGTTGACGGGTGGCGGGGATTGCCCGGGGCTCAACGCGGTCATACGCGCGGTGGTCCAGCGGGCGATCAAGAGCTACGGATGGTCGGTCGCCGGGATCCGGCACGGCTGGCGCGGGCTTCTCCTCGAGGAGATCGAGCCGCTCGACCTCTCCTCGGTCTCGGGAATCCTCCCGCGCGGCGGCACGATCCTCGGCACGTCCCGAACGAATCCTTACAAGGAGCAGGACGGCGAGAGCCGCATCCGGGCGACCCTCGCGCGCCGCGAGATCGACGCCGTGGTCGTGATCGGAGGCGAGGACACCCTCGGCACGGCGGTGAAGCTCCACGGCGCCGGCGTTCCCGTGGTCGGGGTCCCGAAGACCATCGACAACGACGTCAACGGGACGGATTACACGTTCGGCTTCGATACGGCGCTGACCATCGCGACCGAAGCGATCGACCGGCTGCACACGACCGCCGAGTCGCACGATCGCGTCATGGTGGCCGAGGTGATGGGGCGCCACGCGGGCTGGATCGCCCTCTGCTCGGGCATCGCCGGCGGCGCGGACATGATCCTGATTCCCGAATTCCCGATTCCGTTCCACGAGATCTGCGAAGCGATCTGGCGCCGCCACGAGCGGGGCAAGAACTTCAGCATCGTCGTCGTGGCCGAAGGGGCCCTCCTGGCGGACGAGGCCGGGAATCCGCTCCACGTCCAGACCGAGAAGCGCGACGCGTTCGGCCACGTGCGGCTGGGCGGGATCGGCGCGTCGCTCGCCGAGAAGATCGAGGAGACGACGGGGTACGAGACGCGGTA
The sequence above is drawn from the Candidatus Eisenbacteria bacterium genome and encodes:
- a CDS encoding PorV/PorQ family protein — translated: MRPARATHRSVGKLRRIFVRIAMVIAACLLLPLTAEGAQXXXQIFEKVGTLGGQSLKMGVGARANAMGDSYVAIADDASAVYWNPAGIARLSGQSITLNHTAWPADILFDQAGYVFNIKWIPGMIGVNVRALTMSRDIVRTTYLPEGTGDTFDAGEWTYGLTYARALTDKFSAGFNVNYVQTGLDDVKGKSVTFDFGTLYEIGVMGAKIGMAIQNVGSDMTFIDEKVKMPVFFRVGGSAQLFQQGESRLITCAEFTHPPDNSEKLNMGAEYGFHDYLFLRGGYKLNYDTEGLTAGFGVKFPLTVIKSSVARLDYAYQDLKFLSDAHHVSLNVSF
- a CDS encoding GWxTD domain-containing protein, which gives rise to MRRTRPGRLAASLARAGLIAAVGAVTLGAAHQQPAGDPATSVGDLRFHAAAVPFRHGTREARAEFSIRVPYQEIRFAPDGDRYSAKLRLTVQMWNSAGKRAGFLQREANLQSTDLAATTDSLLGEVYELGLAVPPGKYTYRVLVEDMSVGRQGFVYQMQKQKLQGEVNGRIDLGEWLFHDPALSGLEFAWEVGAGEEGSPFRKGPYDVKPQPSAYFGHFQDAVSVYYELYDAPPPAEGRAYTLAAGILNAAGDTVFTSVDSLRVTEGSAWPHAMGIDVSQFPAGHYTMGLSLQDGGGHELARSQGTFELLWSLDSWGADAADFYEVTAATLLPSDSSEVFRHLSMGEKERWIERIWRIADPTPDTGDNESREEFRRRVDYANAHYSIIERGMFSDRGRVYIRYGEPDDIKIERVPVAGKTLGYALGDQIPKSSKQEVTDTRSGVADSRAYEIWTYDMRGKELRPRFGMNEISGGIKFVFTDDQGYGEYTLKYSSTTGIH
- a CDS encoding 6-phosphofructokinase, translated to MRVGVLTGGGDCPGLNAVIRAVVQRAIKSYGWSVAGIRHGWRGLLLEEIEPLDLSSVSGILPRGGTILGTSRTNPYKEQDGESRIRATLARREIDAVVVIGGEDTLGTAVKLHGAGVPVVGVPKTIDNDVNGTDYTFGFDTALTIATEAIDRLHTTAESHDRVMVAEVMGRHAGWIALCSGIAGGADMILIPEFPIPFHEICEAIWRRHERGKNFSIVVVAEGALLADEAGNPLHVQTEKRDAFGHVRLGGIGASLAEKIEETTGYETRYSVLGHIQRGGSPTAFDRVLGSRFGVAAVDLVERKGFGRMVAVRGTQIVDVPIAEAVGSLKTVGREYYEMARVFFS